Part of the Pseudomonadota bacterium genome is shown below.
GCCGCAATTCCCACAGCTTCCCTTCCAAGTGTTTCACATGCGGCTCGCTCAGGCTTTCCAGCCCTGCTTGGCCAATACGCTCGGCGAGCCGAAGGAACCGCGCCTGCATGTCAGCCGGAAGGGCGGCGATTTCAGCGGCAACGGTGTCGTTCAGGATTTCAACTCGCCAAGGCACGCCCACTTATATCTCAATTTTAAGATAGGCGAAAGGGAGGCGAAGCGTAGTGGGTTCAGCGGTTTCGTCGCGCTCCTTGCCGCGCCCGGGCGTCCGATCGCGCCGATTCATAGCGCGACAGCGAAAGAATAATGCCCATCTTCATCGACCGTGGCGCGCCAGCGCTTCCGGCGGCTTGGGCGTCACTTCACGCCCTTGAGGGTTAGGTTAAAATACATTCGGCCATCCGGCCGCGGCGCGTAAGTGAGGCGGTCCGAGACGCCGTAGAGCGTCGGCTCGGTGAACATCCAGACCACCGGCGCTTGCCCGGCGACATAGGCCTCGGCTTCCGCGCACATGGCCGGCCATTTGCTCTGGTCGAATTCCTCACTGAAAGCCTTGAACATGGCGGTGAACTTGT
Proteins encoded:
- a CDS encoding type II toxin-antitoxin system RelE/ParE family toxin produces the protein MPWRVEILNDTVAAEIAALPADMQARFLRLAERIGQAGLESLSEPHVKHLEGKLWELRLTGRDGIARALYVTAIGRRVVVVRAFVKKTQKTPRAEIDLALRRAKEIT